A window of Kribbella sp. NBC_00382 genomic DNA:
CCGGCCAAGCCGACCCCGGCCCCGGCTACGCCTGCCCCGGCAGCACCGGAGACCTGCAAGAACGCACTGCAGTCGTACGCACCGGACGTCACATTGCCGCCCCCTGGCGCGATGCCGGACGGCACCACGATGGCGAAGATCCAGCAGTACGGCCGGCTCGTCGCGGGCGTCTCGGCAGACAGCCTCAACCTCGGCTCGCGGGACCCGATCAGCGGCAAGATCCAGGGCTTCGACATCGACATGATCAACGCCGTCGCGGACGCCATCTTCGGCGAACCGGCGCCGGGACAGCCGCACAAAGTCGAGCTCCGGGTGATCTCCAGCCCGCAGCGCCTTCCCGTCCTGCAGGCGCCCCGCAAGGACGGCGCGGTCGACATCGTCGCGCGGAACATGACGATCAACTGCGACCGGTGGACCAAGATCGCGTTCTCCGCGGAGTACTACCACTCCGGCCAGAAGCTGCTGGTCCAGCGCGACATGAAGGAGCAGTCGCTCAAGCAGTTGAGCGGCAAGAAGGTCTGCACCCCGACCGGTTCGACCAGCTACACCAACATGCGCAAGGAAAACCCCGACATCATCCCGGTGACCGCCGACACCGACACTGGCTGCCTGGCGCTGTTCCAGGCCGGCGAGGTCGTCGGTATCTCCGGTGACGACACCGTGCTCGCCGGAGACGTCGCTCAGGACCCCTACGCCCGAGTGACCACGGCCGGCCAGATCAGCGATGAACCGTACGGCCTCGGCATGAACTCCGGTCAGGTCGACTTCGTGAAGTTCGTCAACGGCGTGCTGGCGAAGATGAAGGCCGATGGCGATTGGCAGAAGTCGTACGACACGTGGTTCCTCAAGGCGCTCGGCCCCGCGAAGCCGCCGGTGGCCCAATACGGGCGAGTCGCCCCCTGATGACAGTGGGTACGCCGACGGCGACTGCGCCGTCTCCTCCGGGGCGGATCGGCAGCAGCATTCCTGCGAAGGAGCTGCTGGACTTTCTCGATGCCTTGGGGAGTTGGCGGGATCGGCGTCGGGCGGAGCTGGACGAGCTCGACCAGGCCGCCCTGAACTCGGCCGACGCCGACGCGCTGAGCGGCGACATCGTCTTGTCGATGGCGGTCTGGAAGGCGGTCTCGGACCGGTACGAGCTGATCCTGGTCACCTGGGACTCCGGCCGGGTTGGAACGACCGAGACCGAGCGGATCTCGACGCTGATCTGGGGCGGCCTGGACACCGGTGGCGCGGCCGGTTCGCTCGCGGTTTCGTTGCCTGAGGCATGTACTTTGTCGGACGCGCTCGCGTCGACGCTGCGGGCCAAGCTCGCGCTCGAACCCGGTGATGCCGACCTGGCGGCGCGGTTGCGCCAACTGCGGGCAGGCGTCGAGCGGATCAACGACCTGGTCGCGATCGAGCCCGCGAGCACCCGCAACGCGGCGATCGCGACGCACCACGACCTCGACCGGCGTACCACCGATCTGACCGAGCGGGCCAAGCGTGGCGCGGACATCGGCGGGCTGATCGGGCCGCTGGAGATCGACGCAGCGCATGCCGAGCGGGACCTCATCGTCGGCGCAGCGACCCGTCGCGAGCGGGCGGCCGACGTGGCCCGGGCTCGTGCGGTCCGGACCGAGCTCGAAGCGCAGGGGCAGGCGGTACGGACCCTGGCGGACCGTTGCGTCGCTACGGTGACGCCGGCGCCGCGGCTCGCAGTACCGGATGTGACTGCGTTGGGGCCGGTGCCGAACACACCGGCCGAGTTGGAGAAGTACCTGACCCGGCTGGACGCAGTACGGCGTGCACTGGGGCAGGCACAGACGGCGTACGGCTCCGCACTGGAGCGCAAGGACGAGTTGGCCGGGCGGCTGGACGCGTATCAGGTGAAAGCCGGCAGCGTCCCCCGGAGCAGTGGTACCACCGATGACCTGGCAGAGCTCTACCGACGCGGCCGTGAGGTGCTCGACGCGGAACCAGTGGACCTGGTTCGGCTCGGCGCGCTCGTTGCGGCGTACCAGACGTATCTGGGAGTGACGACATGACGACCAACGCCTGCACACAGCCGGGTTGTACCGGCACGATCCAGGACGGCTACTGCGACGTTTGCGGCTCACCAGCCGCCGCGTCCGCAGCGGGCACGCCCGTATCGGCTGTCACGGGAAGGCCGGGCATCTCCGGCGCACCGACGGCCTCCGGCGCGTGCACGCAACCAGGTTGCTCCGGGACGGTGGTGGACGGCTACTGCGACGTCTGCGGCACTCCTGCCGGTGGAAGCAGCTCTGCAGCGCTGGACCCGATCAGTACCGCCTCGACTGTGTCGCGTGCGTCCAACCGCCTGGCGTCGACCCCACTGGGCTCGGCCCGGGCGACAGCGGCCGGCTCCAAGCTCACCCGCAAGCTCGGTACTTCGTCGACGCGCCTGCGTGGAGCACGACTGGGCGCCGGCCTGACGCATGTGCCGCCGATCCCCGCGATCGACGCCAGCAAAGCGATCCTGGCCAACCCCATGGTCCCCGAGGAACGCCGCAACTGTCCCAACTGCGGCAACCCGGTCGGCCGCTCGCGGGGCGACCAGCCCGGCCGTACCGACGGCTTCTGCCCGAAGTGCCGCAGCCCGTTCTCGTTCTCGCCGAAGCTGCAGGACGGCGACCTGGTCGGCGGCCAGTACCTGGTCCGCGGCTGCCTGGCGCACGGTGGCTTCGGCTGGATCTACATGGCCCAGGACCAGAACGTGTCCAACCGCTGGGTGGTGCTGAAGGGCCTGCTGAACTCGGAGGACCCGGACGCCGTCGCGGCCGCGATCGCCGAGCAGCAGTTCCTGGCCCGGGTCGAGCACCCGCTGATCGTCGAGATCTACAACTTCGTCACCCACGACGGCGCCGGCTACATCGTGATGGAGTACGTCGGCGGTACCTCGCTCAAAACCCTGCTCAAGCAGCGGATGGAGGCCAACCGCGGTCAGTACGACGCGCTGCCGATCGACCAGGCGATCGCCTACATGCTCGAGATCATGCCGGCGTTCTCCTATCTGCACGACCTCGGCCTGGTCTACTGCGACTTCAAGCCGGACAACATCATCCAGGTCGGCGACGCGGTCAAGCTGATCGACCTGGGCGGTGTGCGGCGGATCGACGACATGGACTCGGCCATCTACGGCACCGTCGGCTTCCAGGCGCCTGAGGTGGCAGAGGTCGGCCCGTCGGTCGCATCGGACATCTACACGCTCGGGCGGACGCTGTGCGTGCTCGCCTTCGAGTTCCGCGGCTACCAGTCGAAGTACGTCGGCACGTTGCCGCCGGTGGCGGAGGTGCCGCTGTTCCAGCAGTACGACTCGGTCTACCGGCTGCTGCTGAAGGCCTGCGCGCCTGACCCGGCCGACCGCTTCGTGTCGGCTGACGAGTTCCGGGTGCAGCTCCTCGGCGTACTGCGGGAGGTGGTGGCCGACAAGCAAGGTGTGAAGGCTGCCCAGCACTCCACGTCGTCGCTGCTGTTCGGTAGCCCGGGTGACCTCGCGGCCGGTCTGGGAGACCAGGCGGAGCCGTGGCGGCGGTTGCCGTCGCTGGTGACGGACGACAGCGACAAGATGGCCGGCTGGCTGAAGACCGTGAGCGTGCCCGACCCGGAGCAGCGGCTCAACCTGCTCGTGGATGCGCCTGAGTCGTCGGCCCAGATCCTCCTGGAGATCGCTGAGGCGGCTCTGGAGATTGGGCCGGCCCGGTACGACATGGTCGACACTGCAGTCTCCGACCTGCTCGCGGCCGACCCGTGGGAGTGGCGGGCGGTCTGGATGTCCGGACTCGTCGCACTGGCCCGCAACGACGCCGCGACCGCCCAGTCGGCGTTCAACGCGGTCTACGGCCAGGTACCGGGTGAGCTGGCGCCGAAGCTCGCGCTGGCCGTCTCCTGTGAGACCAGCGGCGAGTACGACGTCGCAGAAGGCCTGTACCTCACCTGTGCCCGTACCGACGCGAACTACATCGCCCCCTCCGCCTTCGGCCTGGCAGCGATCCGGTCGACGCGTGGAGACCTCGACGGCGCCGTCGCCGCGCTCGACCTGGTACCGCCGACCAGCGGGTCGTATGTGCGGGCTCGCCGGATGCGAGCCGGTCTGCTGGCAGGATCAGGGCGTGGACTGTCCGCGCTGGCCGAGGCGATGAGCAACATCGAGAGCGTGACGATCGACCCGGTCGACCGGGCGAACCTGACCGCGAGCATCTTCAAGACCGCGCTGGACGAGGTCCTCGGCAAGGGCCCACAGCCCGGGCTGAAGATCGCCGGCCGGGAGGCGGTCGAGCCGGACCTGCGGGACGGGCTCGAGGCGGCATACCGTGAACTCGCCGGCCACGCGCACAGCCGGCAGGAACGGATCGCCCTGGTCGACCTGGCCAACGATGTTCGAGGATGGACGCTGCGATGACGAGTACGACCCAGACGGCCTGCCCCAGCTGTGGTGGACCGATCTCCGACGCCGATCGCTTCTGCGAGGCGTGCGGGGCCGAGCTCACGCCTGCCACCCCGGCGACGCCCACCCCGGCGATCGACACCGACACCGAGCCCACGGTCGAACTGAACCCGGGTGCCGCGCGAGGTGCCGAGGCAGCACCCGGCCCCTGCCGCTCCTGCGGTGGGAACATCGGGCCTGACGGGTACTGCGAGACCTGCGGCACCAAGGCGACCAAGGCGCGCGACCACTTCAGCGAGCAGCCCGCTCCCTGGGTGGCCGCCGTGTGCGACCGCGGGATCCGGCACAGCCGCAACGAGGACGCAGCGGCGATCGCTGCTGACCCGGAGCCGGGCAGTCGCGCCCTGCTGGTGGTCTGCGACGGGGTGAGCTCGTCGCTCGACTCCGACGTGGCCAGCCTGGCCGCTGCGCGTGCAGCGCGCGACGTATTGGCTGCTGGTCACGCGCAGGGCATGGGGACCGAGTCCTCGCGGAACAGCGCGGTCATCGCGCGGCTCAACGCTGCAGCGGATGCCGCTAGCGACGCAGTACTCGAGAACACTTCGCCGGACAGTCCTAACCCGGCTTCCTGCACCTTTGTGGCCACTGTGCTCGAGGGTGACCTCCTGGTTGCGGGTGTGGTGGGTGACAGTCGGGCGTACTGGTTCCCGGACAACGCTGAGGCTGTTGCATTGACTGTGGATGACTCCTGGGCTGCCGAGTTGATCGCTACCGGCGTACCGCGGCATGAGGCCGAGACGGGGCCGCAGGCACATGCGATCACCCGCTGGCTGGGCAAGGACGCTCCTGACCACACACCGCGTACTACCTCGCTGAAGGTGGCCGGGCCGGGTTGGGTCGTCGTCTGCTCGGACGGCCTGTGGAACTACTGCTCCGAGGCGGCACCACTGGCCGACCTGGTACGTCAGACCGCTGCGGCCAATGCGAACGAGCCACTGGCCACGGCATCCGCGCTGGTCGACTGGGCCAACGCCCAGGGCGGCCAGGACAACATCACTGTCGCGCTTGCCCGTATCTGATTCTGCTCGAGTACCACCGAAAGGACGCCTGATGGCCGAGTTCTCCGCCACCGTGTACCAGAACGAGTTCCTGCCCGACGGCGGCACCGACGTGCACGCGATCGTCACGGTGTCCTGCAGCGGCGCGGGCTCGGCCGGCCAGACCGGCAGCGGCGACGCGGGCGAGATCATCATCGTCGACACCTCCGGCTCGATGGGCGCCGAGGGCGTCCGGGCCGCCGCGTTCGCCGCCCAGACCGCGCTCGACCAGATCCTCGACGGGGTCTGGTTCGCGGTCATCTCCGGCAACGACCGGGCCCAACTGGCCTTCCCGCCGTCGCCCGAGCCGGTGATGGTGAAGATGGACCAGTTCACCCGGCAGGCGGCCAAGGACGCGGTCTCCCGCTTCTACGCCGACGGCGGCACCGCGATGGGCACCTGGCTGCGGCTCGCGTCGCGGGTCTTCGCGACCGTACCGCCGCTGACCCAGAAGCACGCGCTGCTGCTCACCGACGGCGAGAACCAGCACGAGACGCCCGAGGCGCTGACCCAGGCGATCCAGTCCGTCACCGGCCAGTTCCAGTGCGACTGCCGCGGTGTCGGCGTCGCCTGGCAGGTCGACGAGGTGCGCCGGATCGCTACCGCCCTGCTCGGCACGGTGGACATCATCCCGGCGAAGGACCAGCTCGCTGCCGAGTTCGCCAAGATCATCCGGAACGCGATGAGCAAGGGTGTCGCGCAGGCCGACATGCGGGTCTGGGCTCCGCAGGGCGCGCAGGTGCTGTTCGTGCGGCAGGTTGCCCCGACAGTGGACGACCTGACGTCGCGGCGTACCGAGGTGAACGCACTGACCGGCTCGTACCCGACCGGTTCGTGGGGTGACGAGTCCCGCGACTACCACGTGGCCATCCGGCTCGCGGCCAAGGGCATCGGCCAGGAGCAGCTCGCTGCGCGGGTGCAGCTGGCGCTGGGCGACCAGGTGGTGGCACAGGGCCTAGTACGGGCGCTGTGGTCCGAGGACGAGGCACTGACCACCCGGATCAGCCCAGAGGTCGCCCACTACACCGGGCAGACCGAGCTGGCCGACGCTATCCAGGAGGGCCTGGCTGCGAAGGCTGCCGGCGACACGGCGACCGCTACCACCAAGCTCGGCCGCGCCGTGCAACTCGCCGCGCAGACCGGGAACGAGGAAGCGACCACGCGGCTTCGTAAGGTGGTCGACATCGACGATCAGGACAACGGCACCGTACGGCTCAAGCGGACCGTTGAGAAGGCCGACGAGATGGCGCTCGACACCGCCTCCACCAAGACCACCCGGGTGAAGAAATGACCTCAGCGACGTGTCCGAGCGGGCACCCGTCCGTCTCCACCGACTACTGCGACGTCTGCGGCCTGCCGATCGGCGCAGCCGCGACACCAGCCGCCGCATCGGTGCCCGCTCCTGCAGTGGCGGCCCCTGGCCCCACGACCCAGGCATGCCCGAACTGCTCGGAGCCTGCCGCACCGGACGCCTTGTTCTGCGAGAACTGCGGCTATGACTTCACCACGGGCACGATGCCCCGCCCTGCCTCGGCACTGGACCTCGGTACTCCGCCCCCGGTACCGCCTGCGCCGCAGGAGGTCGCCGACTGGGTAGTGGAGCGCTGGGTCGACCCCGACTGGTACGAGGTCCAGCAGAGCGACGACCCCTGCCCGTCACCGGGTCTGCCGGTCGTCATCCCGGTCACTGCGAAGAGCGTCCTCGTCGGTCGCCCTTCCAAAAGTCGCGGGATCACTCCCGAGATCGACTGTGGCGAAGACACCGGGGTCAGCCGCCGCCAGGCGCAGCTCACCACGGACGGCCAGCGCTGGTGGGTTGAAGACCTCCAGTCCTCCAACGGCACCTTCGTCGGCCCGTCGTCCGGCCCGCTCCCCGAAGACCCGATCACTCCTGGCCAACGCCGGGAGCTCGACGCGGACGATCGTGTCTATGTGGGTGCTTGGACGCGTCTCGTAGTACGGAAGTCGACGCCGGAGGAACAAGCCGGCCAGGCCTGACAGGTTGGTTTCAGTAGCGGCCAGGAGCTGGCCGCTACTGAAACTAGCGTTGGGCGCATGACGAACTCGAGCGAGATTCAGCCCTTCCGGATCAACATCGCCCAGAGCGAGATCGACGACCTGCACACCCGGCTGGCGGCGACCCGATGGCCGGCGACTCCGCGAGTGGACGACTGGAGTCGCGGAGTACCCGTCGGGTATTTGAAGGGGCTGGCCGAGTACTGGGCGAACGGCTTTGACTGGCGGGCGGCGGAGGCGGTGCTGAACGCGATCCCGCAGTTCGTCACCGAGATCAGCGGGCAGCGGATCCACTTCTTCCACCAGCGCTCGGCGGAGCCGGACGCGACGCCGCTGATCCTCACGCATGGCTGGCCTGGTTCGCCGGTGGAGTTCCAGCGGGTGATCGGGCCGCTGACCGACCCGCGTTCGCATGGTGGCGATCCGGCGGACGCGTTCCACGTTGTTGTGCCGTCCTTGCCGGGATACGGGTTCTCGAATCCGATCGGCGAGGGTGGGTTCAACCTGTTCGGGGTGGCGCAGATGTGGGCCGAGCTGATGGGGCGGCTGGGCTACGACCGGTACGCCGCGCACGGTACCGACGTCGGGTCGGGCGTCGCCGGGATGTTGCCGATGGTCGATCCGGGCCACGTGATCGGCACCCACCTGGCCGGGATGGGCGCGGGGGCGCCGTTCGAGGGTCCGATTCCGCTGGAGGGGCTGAACTCTGCTGACCAGGCACGGGCCGAGCGGTTCAATGGGCTGCTGGATGAGGGGTTCGGTTATCTGGTCCAGCAGATGACGCGGCCGCAGACGCTGGCGTACGGGCTGAACGACTCACCGGTGGGGCAGTTGGCTTGGATCACTGAGAAGTTCGCGGAGTGG
This region includes:
- a CDS encoding glutamate ABC transporter substrate-binding protein, with amino-acid sequence MNKTRLIAGSLALLFAATACGSSSYDATPVPAKPTPAPATPAPAAPETCKNALQSYAPDVTLPPPGAMPDGTTMAKIQQYGRLVAGVSADSLNLGSRDPISGKIQGFDIDMINAVADAIFGEPAPGQPHKVELRVISSPQRLPVLQAPRKDGAVDIVARNMTINCDRWTKIAFSAEYYHSGQKLLVQRDMKEQSLKQLSGKKVCTPTGSTSYTNMRKENPDIIPVTADTDTGCLALFQAGEVVGISGDDTVLAGDVAQDPYARVTTAGQISDEPYGLGMNSGQVDFVKFVNGVLAKMKADGDWQKSYDTWFLKALGPAKPPVAQYGRVAP
- a CDS encoding serine/threonine-protein kinase; protein product: MTTNACTQPGCTGTIQDGYCDVCGSPAAASAAGTPVSAVTGRPGISGAPTASGACTQPGCSGTVVDGYCDVCGTPAGGSSSAALDPISTASTVSRASNRLASTPLGSARATAAGSKLTRKLGTSSTRLRGARLGAGLTHVPPIPAIDASKAILANPMVPEERRNCPNCGNPVGRSRGDQPGRTDGFCPKCRSPFSFSPKLQDGDLVGGQYLVRGCLAHGGFGWIYMAQDQNVSNRWVVLKGLLNSEDPDAVAAAIAEQQFLARVEHPLIVEIYNFVTHDGAGYIVMEYVGGTSLKTLLKQRMEANRGQYDALPIDQAIAYMLEIMPAFSYLHDLGLVYCDFKPDNIIQVGDAVKLIDLGGVRRIDDMDSAIYGTVGFQAPEVAEVGPSVASDIYTLGRTLCVLAFEFRGYQSKYVGTLPPVAEVPLFQQYDSVYRLLLKACAPDPADRFVSADEFRVQLLGVLREVVADKQGVKAAQHSTSSLLFGSPGDLAAGLGDQAEPWRRLPSLVTDDSDKMAGWLKTVSVPDPEQRLNLLVDAPESSAQILLEIAEAALEIGPARYDMVDTAVSDLLAADPWEWRAVWMSGLVALARNDAATAQSAFNAVYGQVPGELAPKLALAVSCETSGEYDVAEGLYLTCARTDANYIAPSAFGLAAIRSTRGDLDGAVAALDLVPPTSGSYVRARRMRAGLLAGSGRGLSALAEAMSNIESVTIDPVDRANLTASIFKTALDEVLGKGPQPGLKIAGREAVEPDLRDGLEAAYRELAGHAHSRQERIALVDLANDVRGWTLR
- a CDS encoding PP2C family serine/threonine-protein phosphatase, with translation MTSTTQTACPSCGGPISDADRFCEACGAELTPATPATPTPAIDTDTEPTVELNPGAARGAEAAPGPCRSCGGNIGPDGYCETCGTKATKARDHFSEQPAPWVAAVCDRGIRHSRNEDAAAIAADPEPGSRALLVVCDGVSSSLDSDVASLAAARAARDVLAAGHAQGMGTESSRNSAVIARLNAAADAASDAVLENTSPDSPNPASCTFVATVLEGDLLVAGVVGDSRAYWFPDNAEAVALTVDDSWAAELIATGVPRHEAETGPQAHAITRWLGKDAPDHTPRTTSLKVAGPGWVVVCSDGLWNYCSEAAPLADLVRQTAAANANEPLATASALVDWANAQGGQDNITVALARI
- a CDS encoding vWA domain-containing protein, with the protein product MAEFSATVYQNEFLPDGGTDVHAIVTVSCSGAGSAGQTGSGDAGEIIIVDTSGSMGAEGVRAAAFAAQTALDQILDGVWFAVISGNDRAQLAFPPSPEPVMVKMDQFTRQAAKDAVSRFYADGGTAMGTWLRLASRVFATVPPLTQKHALLLTDGENQHETPEALTQAIQSVTGQFQCDCRGVGVAWQVDEVRRIATALLGTVDIIPAKDQLAAEFAKIIRNAMSKGVAQADMRVWAPQGAQVLFVRQVAPTVDDLTSRRTEVNALTGSYPTGSWGDESRDYHVAIRLAAKGIGQEQLAARVQLALGDQVVAQGLVRALWSEDEALTTRISPEVAHYTGQTELADAIQEGLAAKAAGDTATATTKLGRAVQLAAQTGNEEATTRLRKVVDIDDQDNGTVRLKRTVEKADEMALDTASTKTTRVKK
- a CDS encoding FHA domain-containing protein yields the protein MTSATCPSGHPSVSTDYCDVCGLPIGAAATPAAASVPAPAVAAPGPTTQACPNCSEPAAPDALFCENCGYDFTTGTMPRPASALDLGTPPPVPPAPQEVADWVVERWVDPDWYEVQQSDDPCPSPGLPVVIPVTAKSVLVGRPSKSRGITPEIDCGEDTGVSRRQAQLTTDGQRWWVEDLQSSNGTFVGPSSGPLPEDPITPGQRRELDADDRVYVGAWTRLVVRKSTPEEQAGQA
- a CDS encoding epoxide hydrolase family protein, with amino-acid sequence MTNSSEIQPFRINIAQSEIDDLHTRLAATRWPATPRVDDWSRGVPVGYLKGLAEYWANGFDWRAAEAVLNAIPQFVTEISGQRIHFFHQRSAEPDATPLILTHGWPGSPVEFQRVIGPLTDPRSHGGDPADAFHVVVPSLPGYGFSNPIGEGGFNLFGVAQMWAELMGRLGYDRYAAHGTDVGSGVAGMLPMVDPGHVIGTHLAGMGAGAPFEGPIPLEGLNSADQARAERFNGLLDEGFGYLVQQMTRPQTLAYGLNDSPVGQLAWITEKFAEWTDPANKLPEEAVDRDQLLTNVSLYWFTGSGASSAHAVYDGMAAWKAIVAMQSGGGEDQAWGAVAGPPTGVAVFGNETAIRSLTDPAGQIEHWTEYERGGHFAAMEVPDLLTDDLRTFFRPLR